Proteins encoded within one genomic window of Haloplanus vescus:
- a CDS encoding SAM hydrolase/SAM-dependent halogenase family protein produces the protein MITLASDFGSPYPAAMKGVILQQSDARLVDVSHDLPRGAVRESAFWLRELLPAFPPATHLAVVDPGVGTDRGVLVARAGEHVLVGPDNGLLVPAARRLADDVDWFHAETDDPSSSTFHGRDVFAPLAATVHETDTPFEAHERLTRIDEPVDCRLPEATVEDGHARGWVLAVDDFGNVVTNVPGDFLEEKAAVRVNGERVPVGETFGAVDPGSPLAVVGSHGYVECDVNDGRGDEWFGLSPGNDVHIATD, from the coding sequence ATGATAACTCTCGCCTCCGACTTCGGAAGCCCCTATCCGGCCGCGATGAAAGGCGTCATCCTCCAGCAGAGCGACGCCCGACTGGTCGACGTGAGCCACGACCTGCCCCGCGGCGCGGTCCGCGAATCGGCGTTCTGGCTCCGCGAACTCCTCCCGGCCTTTCCCCCGGCGACACACCTCGCCGTCGTCGACCCCGGCGTGGGCACCGACCGGGGTGTCCTCGTCGCCCGCGCGGGCGAACACGTCTTGGTCGGGCCGGACAACGGCCTACTCGTCCCGGCGGCGCGGCGGTTGGCCGACGACGTGGACTGGTTCCACGCCGAAACCGACGACCCCAGTTCGAGCACCTTCCACGGCCGCGACGTGTTCGCACCGCTCGCGGCGACGGTCCACGAGACGGACACCCCCTTCGAGGCCCACGAGCGGTTGACCCGCATCGACGAACCGGTCGACTGCCGGCTCCCGGAGGCGACCGTCGAAGACGGTCACGCCCGCGGCTGGGTGCTCGCCGTCGACGACTTCGGCAACGTCGTCACGAACGTTCCCGGCGACTTCCTCGAAGAGAAAGCGGCGGTCCGCGTCAACGGCGAACGCGTGCCCGTCGGCGAGACGTTCGGCGCCGTCGACCCCGGCAGTCCGCTGGCCGTCGTCGGCAGTCACGGCTACGTCGAGTGCGACGTCAACGACGGCCGCGGCGACGAGTGGTTCGGTCTCTCGCCGGGCAACGACGTTCACATCGCCACCGATTGA
- a CDS encoding class I SAM-dependent methyltransferase, whose product MKGAEWYQADEIAQEYDVKRFSRGGRLIDRREKRAVLEALGPLEDRNVLEIACGTGRFTVMLAERGADIVGLDISSAMLEEGRKKARSAGVADHIEFLRGDAARLPFPDDHFDTVFAMRFFHLADTPAKFLSEMCRVSKDQVFFDTFNDRSTRVLYNWLLPMGSRLYGRDEVHRLVDGAGLTLADSKHDFVLPYGFYRKIPNRLADAFRTVDTAIGDTPLGTQLASVSYWDTRV is encoded by the coding sequence GTGAAAGGAGCGGAGTGGTACCAGGCGGACGAGATTGCCCAAGAGTACGACGTCAAGCGATTCTCGCGCGGTGGGCGTCTCATCGACCGCCGCGAAAAGCGGGCGGTATTGGAAGCGCTCGGTCCACTCGAAGACCGGAACGTCCTCGAAATCGCCTGTGGCACGGGCCGATTCACCGTCATGCTGGCCGAACGCGGCGCCGACATCGTCGGACTGGACATCTCCTCCGCGATGTTGGAGGAGGGCCGGAAGAAGGCGCGGTCGGCGGGGGTCGCCGACCACATCGAGTTCCTCCGCGGCGACGCCGCGCGCCTGCCCTTCCCGGACGACCACTTCGACACCGTCTTCGCGATGCGGTTTTTCCACCTCGCGGACACGCCGGCGAAGTTCCTCTCGGAGATGTGTCGCGTCTCCAAAGACCAGGTCTTCTTCGATACGTTCAACGACCGGAGCACGCGCGTGCTCTACAACTGGCTCCTACCCATGGGGTCGCGGCTCTACGGGCGCGACGAAGTCCACCGCCTCGTCGACGGCGCCGGCCTGACGCTGGCCGACTCCAAGCACGACTTCGTCCTCCCGTACGGTTTCTACCGAAAGATTCCGAATCGGCTGGCCGACGCGTTCCGAACAGTCGACACCGCCATCGGCGACACGCCCCTCGGGACACAGCTCGCGTCGGTGTCGTACTGGGACACCCGCGTCTGA
- a CDS encoding glycosyltransferase family 2 protein yields the protein MSLSVVIPTLNGRDRLAAALDALAAHAPDAEVVVVNGPSTDGTTGMVRDRDDVDVLVEVSTRTENVARNAGLSVATGDVVAMLRHDLVVESSWLDGLTDGLTDAPVVTGPTHRTLEGGMTTEESEHRRVGSRHVTHFNGGNVAFRDTVLDALDGFDEYLETGGDRDVAHRLAGLDYEVAWRPEMCVRREYSADGGDASADYGTEFRALTYRLVKNYGLRPAAATGPSRRALRDAVSAAGDVVRGDLNPTEWLGIGRSVVSGIARGAADGLIARVKDRSAARNPHGVSDRSDRAVARYDWR from the coding sequence ATGTCGCTCTCGGTAGTGATACCGACGCTCAACGGGCGTGACCGACTCGCGGCCGCGCTCGACGCGTTGGCGGCCCACGCCCCGGACGCGGAGGTGGTGGTCGTCAACGGGCCGTCGACGGACGGCACTACCGGGATGGTTCGCGACCGAGACGACGTCGACGTGTTGGTCGAGGTGTCGACCCGCACTGAGAACGTCGCGCGCAACGCCGGGCTGTCGGTCGCGACCGGTGACGTGGTGGCGATGCTGCGTCACGACCTCGTGGTCGAATCCTCGTGGCTCGACGGCTTGACCGACGGCCTCACGGATGCCCCCGTCGTCACCGGCCCGACCCACCGCACGCTCGAAGGCGGGATGACGACCGAGGAGTCCGAGCACCGCCGCGTCGGCTCTCGCCACGTGACGCACTTCAACGGCGGCAACGTCGCCTTCCGCGACACCGTTCTCGACGCCCTCGACGGCTTCGACGAGTATCTGGAGACCGGCGGTGACCGCGACGTCGCCCACCGCCTCGCCGGCCTCGACTACGAGGTGGCGTGGCGCCCCGAGATGTGCGTCCGCCGCGAGTACTCCGCTGACGGTGGCGACGCGTCCGCCGACTACGGCACCGAGTTTCGAGCCCTCACCTATCGGCTCGTGAAGAACTACGGCCTCCGTCCCGCGGCGGCGACGGGGCCGAGTCGGCGGGCGCTTCGCGACGCCGTCAGCGCCGCGGGCGACGTGGTCCGCGGGGACTTGAACCCGACCGAGTGGCTCGGCATCGGCCGTTCCGTCGTCAGCGGCATCGCGCGCGGCGCCGCCGACGGACTGATCGCTCGCGTGAAAGACCGCTCGGCGGCCCGGAATCCGCACGGCGTCTCCGACCGCTCCGACCGTGCCGTCGCGCGGTACGACTGGCGATGA
- a CDS encoding nicotinamide-nucleotide adenylyltransferase, which yields MRGFYIGRFQPYHDGHHQMVSEIVSEVDELVLGIGSAGHSHGRRNPFTAGERVMMVTKSVDEFDVTTYVVPIEDLDRNSVWVSHVQSMTPAFDMAYSNNPLVIQLFEEAGVEVRQSPMFNRDVLEGTELRERMVEGGEWKSLVPESVVEVIEEINGIERIQRVSETDTNGE from the coding sequence ATGCGGGGGTTTTACATTGGCCGCTTTCAGCCGTACCACGACGGCCACCACCAGATGGTCAGCGAAATCGTCTCCGAGGTGGACGAACTCGTCCTCGGCATCGGGAGCGCTGGCCACTCTCACGGACGACGGAACCCGTTCACCGCCGGCGAACGCGTGATGATGGTCACCAAATCTGTCGACGAGTTCGACGTGACGACGTACGTCGTGCCCATCGAGGACCTCGACCGAAATTCGGTGTGGGTGAGCCACGTCCAGAGCATGACGCCCGCGTTCGACATGGCCTACTCCAACAACCCACTCGTCATCCAACTGTTCGAGGAAGCGGGCGTCGAAGTGCGCCAGTCACCCATGTTCAACCGCGACGTCCTCGAAGGGACCGAGCTTCGCGAGCGCATGGTCGAGGGCGGCGAGTGGAAGTCGCTGGTCCCCGAATCCGTCGTCGAGGTTATCGAGGAGATAAACGGCATCGAACGCATCCAGCGCGTGAGCGAAACCGACACCAACGGCGAATGA